The DNA window CGATCCGGCCAAGCCCGGGCAAGTGCTCACGCAGAGCGGCTGGGAGACGCCGTCGGAGCACCAGGAGACCATATTGGTCAAGGGCGCGCCGGCCGAAACGCTGGTGGTGCGCGAAACCTCGCTCGGCCCGATCCGCGAAGCGATGGGCCGCAGCTACGCGGTGCATTGGACCGCGCACACGCTGGCGGCCGTCAACGTGAACGTCCAGAAGCTGGAGGGCGCCGATACGCTGGACCAGGCCTTGGCGATCGCGCCGACCCTTGGCATTCCGGCGCAGAACTTCGTCGGCGGCGACGACAAGGGCAACATCGGCTGGACCGTCGCCGGTCCGCTGCCGCGCCGCGCGCCGGCCGGCGTGGAGATCACCTATCCATTGAGCGCCGACGACAAGGCCGGCGTGTGGGATGGCTGGCTGACGCCGGCCGAATATCCGAAGGTGGTCAATCCCGCCAGCGGCCAGCTGGCCACCGCCAACAGCCGTCAGCTGGCCGGCGCCGGCGCGGCGTTCCTCGGCGACGGCGGCTTCGATCTGGGCGCCCGCACGCACCAGGTGCGCGAGGACCTGACGGCGCTGGGCGCGAAGACCGACGTCAAGAAGGTCTACGCCATCGCGCTGGACGACCGCGCGGTGTTCCTGACGCCGTGGCGCAAGCGCGCCATCGCGGCGCTCGACGGCAAGGCGGTCGCCGACCATCCGCGCCGCGCCGAAGCGCTGGAGCTGTTGAAAACCAGTTGGACCGGCAGGGCCAGCGTCGACTCGGTGGGCTACCGCATCACGCGTGCTTATATGTACGCGCTGTACGACATCCTGTTCGAGAACGCCGACCAGCAGATGGCCGCGATCGATCCGAAAGCGAGTATGGCGGCCATCAGCGCGCGCTGGCCGGTGGTGCTGGCGCGCCTGCTGGACGCGCAGCCGCCCGGATGGCTGCCGCCGCAGTTCGCCGACTGGCAGGTCTTGCAACTGACGGCGCTGGACCGCGTGATCGCCGATCTGACCAAGGACGGCGAGCCGTTTTCGGAGGCCACCTGGGGCAGGCGCAATACCGCCGCCAGCGCCCATCCGATGGCGTCGGCGCTGCCGGTGGTCGGCCGTTTCCTGAAGGTGGCGCCGGACATGTTGTCGGGCGACCAGCACATGCCGCGCGTGGCCGGACCGACGTTCGGACAGTCCGAACGCATGACGGTGACGCCGGGGCGCGAGCAGGAAGGCATATTTAATATGCCGGCGGGCCAGAGCGGCCATCCCTTGTCGCCGAATTTCCTCGGCGGACGCGAGGATTGGCTCGGCGCACGCGAGTCGCCGTTGCTGCCGGGGCCGGTGAAGCACACGCTGACGTTCGTGAAGTAAAGGCAGAACTAACCCGGCATCCCGACGCTCTAACCTGCAGGACGCAATGTGCGGTGCGTTGCGTCGCGGCACGGGGAGGCGGCGATGGATGACGGACCGGTGGTGTTGGGCATAAACCGAACGCAGGACGCCAGCGCTTGCCTGCTGCGCGGCTCGACCTTGCAGTGGGCGGTGCAGAAGGAGCGGCTGAGCCGTGTCAAGCATCACTGGGGCCGGCCGGGCGATCTGCAAGACTATTACGCGGCGCGCCTGCCGGGACTGGACGCGCCGGTCGACGTGCTGGTCGAATGTTATTCGTCCGACGCCGAGATCGACAATCTGGTCGCCTACGAGCGCGAGCTGGCCACGACCCTGAAGCTGGCGCCGCACGCGCGCCGCGCCCGCATCTCGCACCATGCGGCGCATTTATATAGCGCCTTCCATCCGTCGCCGTTCACGCGGGCCGCGGTCATGGTCATCGACGGCCAGGGCAGCGCGGTCGTCGATTTCACCGAGCATTGGGCCGACGCGGCCGCCGTGCCGGGCCACTGGCGCGAGGTGTCGTCGTTTTATATGGCCGCCCGCGACCATGTCGGGCGCATCGATTGCATCGGCAAGCAGCTGTGGGAGCGCGACGAGCAACAGCCCGCCGGCCTCGGCATGTTCTATTTCATGCTGACCCAGGCGATTTTTCCCGGCGAGGGCAACGAGGGCAAGGTGATGGGCCTGGCGCCGTTCGGCGACCCTTATGCGCTGGGCATGCCGCCGCTCGAAGTCGACGGCTGCCGGGTGTTCATGCCGGATCGCTGGCGCGCGCTGCTGGCCGAGCGCGAGCGCTTCCGCTACGCGCCGACGGGCGGCGGCGTCCTCCAGGACATCGCCAATCTGGCGGCGGCGGGCCAGTCCGCCTTCGAGGACGCGCTGTTGCAGGTGGCGCGCTGGCTGCACGCGCGCACCGGCGCCGACCAGTTGTGCTTTGCCGGCGGCACCGCGCTTAATTGTTCGGTCAACGAGCGGCTGCTGTGCGAAACGCCGTTTCGCTCGCTGTTCATCCCGCCGACGCCGGGCGACGGCGGCACCGCGCTCGGTTGCGCCGTCTACGGCCTGACCGAACTGGCCGAACGCCGCTGCGATTTCCGCTGGCGCGACGATTATCTGGGACCGCCGCCGGATGACGCCGATATCGAGGCGGCGCTGCGCGACGCCGACGACCTGCTGGTCGAGCGCCTGGATAGCCGGGAGGCCTTGTGCGCGCGCATGGTCGATCTGCTGGCCGACAACAAGGCGCTGGCGCTGTTCCAGGGGCGCAGCGAATTCGGCCCGCGCGCGCTGGGACACCGCAGCATACTGGCCGATCCGCGCGGCGAGCGGATGCGGGACTGGATCAACGCCCGCGTCAAGCAGCGCGAATGGTTTCGGCCGCTGGCGCCGGCGGTGCTGCTGGAGCGGGCCGGCGAATACTTCGACCTGATGCATCCGGCGCCGTTCATGCAATTCGCGGTGCCGGTCACCCCGTTCGGCGCCCAGCGGCTGGGCGCCACCACGCACATCGACCGCAGCGCCCGACTGCAAAGCGTGGGGCCGGATGACGACCCCTTGCTGCGCGCATTGCTGCTGGCGTTCGAGGCGCGCACCGGCGTGCCGGTGCTGCTCAACACATCGTTCAACCGCAAGGACGAACCGATCGTCGAGACACCATCGGAGGCGGTGGAGGCGTTCCGTGCCACGCCGCTGCATGCGCTGGCAATGCCACCCTACTTGGTGCGCAAAAGGGTGGAACCCGATGCACCGTTCTGAGGGCGCGCTATGATTCAGCTCTATCCCGCGCCCGCCAGCGTGCTGCCCGGACAGCGGCTGGTGCTGCACGTGTCGACCGACCGGCCGCGCTTTCGCGTGCATTTCTTCCGCTGGAGCGTGACCCTGCAGCCCGTGCTGCGCTCGGACTGGCTGCGCGGCGAACACGCGCCCCCGCGCGGACCGGACGAGGACTGGGACTGGCCCGCCTATGGTTTCGAGATCCCCGGAGACTGGAGCTCGGCCGTCTACATCGCCTGCTGCGAAGCGGACGGCGCGCCGCCGCCGGCGCCATGGATGCCGCAGGCGGCCGCGCTGTTCGTGGTGCGCGGCGCCGCGCGCGGAGGCCTGCTGGTCAAGCTGCCGTTGGCGACCTGGCACGCTTATAACCACAGCGGAGGTGGCTGCTTATACGACAATCCACCGCGCTCGACGCATCCTCCGGGCGCGCGACTGTCGCTGCGGCGTCCCGGCGGTGGCACGGGCGGCACGATCTTCGGCGCGCCGGATCATTACGACACCAGTTCGCCGCGCCAGAGCTTTGCGCACTGGGACGCGCGCTTCATCCGCTGGCTGCTGCGCAACGGATACGAGCCGGAGTTCTGCACCGACTTCGATGTCCACGCCGACCCCGGTCTGTGCGGACGCTACCGCTTGCTGCTGAGCGCCGGCCACGACGAATACTGGAGCGAGCCGGCGCGCGACCATGTGGAAGCGTTCATTGCCAACGGCGGCAACGCGGCCTTCTTCGCCGCCAATCTGTGCTGGTGGCGCATCCACTACGTCGACGAGGGCCGGGCCATGGTCTGCCACCAGGGCGGTCCGCACGGCGCGCTCGATCACTGGTGGCCGCGCGGCGGCGCCGGCCGGCCGGAGGACGCGCTGGGCGGCGCCAGTTACCGGCACGGCGGCGGATGGTGGGATGGGCCGCGCCGCAGCCGGGGCTATACGGTGCATGCCGCCGACCATTGGGCCTTCGCCGGTACCGGCCTGCGGCGCGGGGAGGTGTTCGGCGCGGATACGCGGCCACCGCTGGTCGGCTATGAGTGCGATGGTGTCCCGGTGGAGCGCGAAGCGGGAGCGGTAGCCGGGACGGGAGCGTGCGCCGGCGCTTCGGATGCCTTGCCGCGCCTGGCGCCCGGGGCGGCCGGTTACGGCACGCCGCAGACCTACGAACTGCTTGCCAGCAGCGTGCTGGATGAGGGCTGGCAGGAGTTGCCGGCCCGCGAGCGACACGAGGCGGGGCAGGGCATCCACGCCGCCTGCATGGGTATCTTCGTACGTGGCGGCACGGTGTTCAGTGCGGGCACGACCGATTGGGCGCAGGTGCTCGACAGTGGGCAGGACAGGCACGTGGAACGCATCACCGCCAACGTCATCGAGCGCCTGCTGGCGAACGGGGAGGCGCGATGAACCCGCCGCTGCTGCAGCGCATAGGCGAAGGTCCCGTGGCAGTATTCCGCGCGTTGTACCTGGGCGACATGCTGTGCGCGGTGCCGGCGTTGAAGGCGCTGCGTATGGCCTTGCCGCGCTCCCGCATAGTCCTTGTGGGCCTGCCGTGGGCCGAGCAGTTCTCCAGGCGCTACAGCGCCTATGTCGACGACTTCATCGCCTTTCCCGGCCATCCCGATCTGCCGGAACAGCCGGCGCTGCCGTACGCGCAGGAGGAATTCTATTCGCATATGCGCGGGCAGGAGTTCGCGCTGGCGTTGCAGATGCATGGCAGCGGCGAGGTCAGCAATGGAATCGTCGGTGCGTTCGGCGCCCGCGTGCAGGCCGGCTACGGCACCGTCGCCAGGTCGCCGTGCGGCACCAGGCATGCCTTGCCTTTTCCGGGACACGGGGCGGAGCCGTTGCGTTTGCTGCGGCTGGTGCGGTGGCTGGGCGCCGACGCCATTGGTTGCCGCATGGAGTTTCCGTTGATGCAGGAAGACTGGGACGAGTTGGCACAGACCGGCGCCGCGCGCGGTCTGCATGCCGGCAGTTACGTTTGCATTCATGCCGGGGCGCGCACGCGCGACAAATGCTGGCCGCCGGCGCGCTTCGCCGAAGTGGCGGACCGGTTGGCGTTCGAGCATGGGTTGAAGATCGTTCTTACCGGTTCCGCCAGCGAGGCCGATCTGGCCGATGCCGTGGCCGATCGCATGAGCACGCCCGCGATCAACGCCACGGTGCCGATGTCGGTGGGGGCGATGGCGGCGTTGATGAGCGGGGCGCGGTTGTTGATCAGCAATGACACCGGCGTGTCCCATATCGCCGCCGGCTTGGGGTTGAGGAGTGTGGTGATCTTCAGCAAAGCCGACATGGGGCGTTGGGCGCCGCTGAACCGGCGGCTGCATCGCTGCATCCGCGACCCGGAAGCGCGAAAGACGCAACTGGTGCTGGCGCAGGCGCGCTCGCTGCTGGTGGCGGCGCGGATGGCGGATGCGGCGCAGCGGCGTCATTGGGCGTGGGTGTATGCATAAGGCCTGATCGCAGAAAGTCCAACATAACACGTAGGGCGGATTAGGCGGAACGCCGTAATCGGCCATCTATGGGCCGTCGAGACGCATGCATGGCGGATTACGCTTCGCTAATCCGCCCTACGTGTCTCCGAGGTATATCTGGCTATCTGTCCGATCGTCATTTCGTGTCGCGGAAGAGCTCCAAAGCCAGCGCGATCACCTCATCGTGCCCGACATCGGCGACAAAACTGGCATCATGCGCGCAGCGCGTACGCAGATTCTCCTCGCCGCACACGGGACAGTGCACGCGCATGGATAAGGCCGGCCGCAGAAGATGCTGCGCCAGCGGACACGACTCGATCATATTCGTCAGCCAAAACACCCCAACCGCCGGCTTGCCCAGCGCTAGCGCCAGATGCAGCGGCCCGGTGTCGTTGGAGACGATCAGCTCCGCCCGGTCGAGCAAGCCGCACAGGCCCGCCAACGGCAGCCTGCCGGTCAGGTCGATCGGGCGGTGGCGCATATGCTGCACCAAGGCCCTGGCGGTGTCCGCCTCGGCCTCGGTGGCGCTGATCACGATCTGTGCGCCGGCATCCGCCAGCGCATCGGCCACGGCGGCAAACCCCGCCGGCGCCCAGCAGCGGCGCGGGTCGCTGGCGCCGGGATGCATGACCACCAGGCGCGCGCCCGCATGGTCGGGGAGTATCCGGTCGGCCATGGCGCGGTCGGCAGCGGTGACCTCCAGCTCCGGTGAAACCAGACTCGGGCGCGCGCCGGCCAGCGCAGCGATCTGCAACAACTCGATGCGGCGGTTCGCCAGGCGGCTGTAGGCGATGGTGCGGTCGAGCGGGGGAGCACCCGGCGTGGCGGCGCCGATGCTGACCGTGGCGCCGAGCGAGGCGACGAAGGCGTTCGAGTAAGTGCCGCCGCCGTACATTTGCAGCGCCAGGTCGATGCGCATGTTGCGGAGCGCCGCCACCAACTGGCGCGCGGAATCGGGAGTCGACCCGTCGGGCGGCGCGCCGATGCCCGGCAGCGCCGGCATGACGATGACGTCGCTCACGGGCCCGGGCCGCCCGTGCAGGAAACTGGCATGCCAGGGTTTGCCCAGCAGCGTGATGCGGGCAGCCGGATAGCTCGCACGCAGTCCGTGCAATGCCGGCAGGGCGAAGACGTAGTCTCCTATCGCGTTCGGACGCAATGCGACGATGTGCCGGACATCCGGCAGCGGCGAGCCCGGCGCCATCAGTTGGGCTTGCGGCGGGGCTGGCGTTCGCGCTGAAGGCGCCGGTGTCGACATGCCGGTCTCAGCCTCGTCGCGGCCGGGGCGCATCTCACTGCGGCGGCGCCGGTTGCCGTAGCACATGCGGCGCGTTGCATGCACGCTGCGTGATGGTGGTCGGCAGTTCCATGTGGTAGGCGCCCGACGGGATCATCCCGCAGCCGCCGAAGCGGGCCATGACCTGTAGCTGCGCTTGCGCGTCCTCGCCGCAATGTTCGACTGGCAGCTCCGGCCAGAAGTCGAAACCGCCGGCCGCGCGCAGTTTTTCCGTGTCGTACAGCACGCAGCCGCCTATCCACGCCACCCGGTAACATCGGCTGTTGGCGCGTGTAAGGCCGAGCCGTGATTGCACATGGAACAAGTTGGCGGCGCTGTGCAAGCGATGCCGCCGCCATGCCGGTCCGTCCGGGGCGATCGTTTCCGGCGCCACCGACGACTGCCAGAATTCGATGGCTTCCTCATCAGGACGCACGTCGCCGACGTGGCTCAGGCCGTGCAACGCGCTGCCGACGAAGCCGCATTGCTGCTCGGCGATGGTTTTCAGCAGCCGCTCGATCAGGTTGCTGTCGAGCAGCACGTCGTCATCGAGAAACAGGCAGTAGGGCGCGCGCGCCCGGGACAGCAGAAAGGCGCGCTGTTCCGCCATGCCGCGCCGTGGCAGATGGCGCGACGTGCTGACCTCGTGCCCCTGGGCAAGCAGAAAGCGCAGCGCGGCCAGTACCAAGGGTTGTTCCAGCGAACCGTCTCCGTCCGACTGGTCGGAGACGACCACCCGCAGATGCGGCGTCGTCTGTGCCGCCAGCGATATCAGCGTGGCCGTCAGCGCATGCGGACGGTTGAACGTGGGCACCAGGACATCGACCCGCCCGCTCACGGTCCGCCTCCCTGTTCGGCGGCGCGGGTTGCCGGCCTGCCGTACAGCCACGGGTTGAGCGCCGGGTCGTTGTACATCTTGAACTGGCGGTAGACCTTGAAGCGGGCGGCGCCCGAGGCCGTCTCGGCCAGCAGCCGGTCGAGGCAACCGGCCAGGTCAGCGCGTTGCGCGACAAGCCGCTCGAGCCGGGCGGCACATTCGGCCATGTGCGCCGTCCCCGCTTCGGCACGGTGCGCCTGTACGCGCATGTGGAATATTTTCAGCGCGAGTATGGACAGCCTGTCGATCATGGCGCCAGCCGTTTCACTACTCAGCCGCGCGTCGGCGTGGCCGCCGCCGGGCGGCGGGCGCGTCGACAGGGCCGACAGCCGCGCCAGCAGCGCCTCGTCGATGGCCTCGACGGCATCGTTGCGCGACTGGTTGTGGCGGTCGATCGCGCGTTTGCTCGCCGCGATGACTTCGGCGCCGACATCGGTGCGCCGCGCGCGATCTTCCTCGGCCCACAGCCGGCGGTTGTGATGATGGTTTGCGCGGATGGCGCGCCAGACGATATCCGCCTCGTCGTGGCGGTCATCAGCGCAAGCTTGCGGGCGCAGCAGCGCCTCGTCGTGGAAGCGGACGATGACGCCGACCTCCGGCAGTGAGAACAAGCGGCCTTGCATGGGACGCCGCTCAGTGGTCGCGACGACGGCCGCCACTGCCGCCGCCGTCGCTATCGTCGCGCTGCTGGTCGCCACGTTCCGCATGGTCTTGCGACGGCCCTTTGAATGCCGCGCTGACATCGGCCGGTGTCTGGAACTCCTCGTCCGGGAGCTGGTCGAGCGAAGCGCAGACGCTCTCATCTGCTCCTTGCTGCCTGGCGGTCTCGATCAGCGTCTGTTTGTCCGTGGGATAGTCGACGCCTTTTAAATACTTCTGAATCTGGATTGGATTTGCGTGTGCCATATGAATCTCCTGCATCCTCCGTGGACGCTGACGTGTATTCGACGCTGCCATTTCCACCGCGTCTGTACGTATGACCGTCGGTTGGCCGTCCCGGTTCCAGATACGCGCGCCGAACTTCGCCGGATCGAGAAAATAACCTTGATCGGCGGCAGGCACTTCTGACGTCATTGCCGGTCTAACCGAGGCGCGTGCGCACCGTGCGTGCCGGATTTGAGCCAAGGGAGCGGCAACGATGAACGAAGGCAAGGAGGGCGCACGGGACGGCGCGCGGCGAGCGGCAGAAGACCTGGGGGTGGGTAACGCCGGCCTGCGGTGGAGCGCGTGGTGGCGTCCGCTGCCGGGCGAGGCCGCGTATGACATGTGGTGCCTGCTGCTCGGCTACCGCTGGCGCATCGTCGCGGCGCTGCTGGTGCTGGTGCTTGCCAAGGCCGCGACCGTCGCCGTGCCGTTGCTGCTCAAACGCATCATCGAGGCGCTGTCCGCTCCGGTGCAACTGGCCGCGCTGCCGCTGGCCCTGCTGGCAGGCTATGCGCTGCTGCGCTTCGCCGCCACCTTGCTCAACGAGCTACGCGACCTGCTGTTTTCGCGTGTGGCGCAAAGCACGGTGGCTTTGTACGCGCAGAAGACCTTCGTTCACCTGCATGCGCTGGGGGCGCGCTTCCATACGCGGCGCCAGATCGGCGGCTTGCTGCCGGACATAGACCGCGGCACCAGCGCCATCGCTTTCCTGCTGGGCGTCGGACTGTTCACCCTGGTGCCGACCTTGATCGAGATCGCCATGGTGCTGGCGGTCATGCTGGCGCGCTATAGCGGTTGGTTCGCCGCCACCATCGCGCTGACCTTTGTGGCCTACGGCGGCTACACGCTGTTGTTTACGGCGCGCCGCAGCACCCACCAGCGCCGCGTCAACAAGCTGGACTCGCACGCCAAGAGCCGCCTGGCCGACAGCCTGATCAACTATGAAACCATCAAGTATTTCTGCAACGAGGCGCTGGAGGCGCGCCAGTTCGCGGCCATCATGCAGCACTGGCGCGAGGCGGTCGGCCACAACCAGCGCGCGCTGTTCATCCTGCATGTCGGGCAGAGCGCCATCATCGCCGCCGGTGTCGCCGCCGTCATGCTGCTGGCCGGCGACGCCGTCTGGCGCGGCCGCATGACGGTGGGCGACCTGGTGCTGGTCAATGCCTACGTGTTGCAGGTTTGCCTGCCGCTGAACGCGCTCGGCTTCATCTACCGCGAGACGCGCGACGCCAGGGTCAACGTCGAGCGCCTGTTCGCGCTGCTGGGCGAGCGGCCCGAAGTGGACGAATCGGCGCCGCTGCCCGCGCTGCGGACGGCCGGCGGCGAGCTGGTGTTCGAGGGCGTCGGGTTTCACTACGAGGCCGAGCGGCCGCTGCTGAGCGATATCAGCCTGCGCATCGCGCCGGGCCGCACGCTGGCCGTGGTCGGCAGCAGCGGTTCCGGCAAGTCGACCCTGGCGCGCTTGCTGCTGCGTTTTTACGATCCCACGGCCGGCCGCATCCTGGTCGACGGCCAGGATATCCGCGCCGTCAGTCCGACCAGCCTGCGCCAGGCGATCGGCGTGGTGCCGCAGGAGACCGTGCTGTTCAACGACACCATCGCCTACAACATCGGCTACGGCCGCGTCGGCGCCGGCCCGGCGGAAGTGGAGCAGGCCGCCCGCGCCGCCCATCTGCACGATTTCATCGCCGCGCTGCCGCAGGGGTACGACACGCTGGTGGGCGAGCGCGGCGTCATGCTGTCGGGCGGCGAGCGCCAGCGCCTGGCCATCGCCCGCATCGTGCTGAAGAATCCGCCGATGCTGATTTTCGACGAAGCCACGTCCGCGCTTGATCCAGCTTCAGAACACGCGATTCAGCTGGAACTTAACCGCCTGTCAAAAAATCGAAGCATTATGATCATCGCGCACCGGCTCTCGACGGTCGTCGGCGCCGACGAAATCATCGTGCTGGAACACGGTCGCATCGAGGAGCGCGGCACCCATGCCGAGCTGCTCAGGCAGCAGGGCTTTTATGCGCGGCTGTGGCAGCTCCAGCAACGGGTGGAACAGGAAACGGCGCAACGTCACGTGGTGTTTTGAACCGGAGGTGGAATGAAACAACTGGCAATCTCGGGGGAGCGCCCATGCGTGCGCTAGACATCCTGACCTGGCATACGCACGGCAGCTATCTCTTCTATCTGAGCCAGGCGCCGCACCGCTTCCACGTGGTGTCGCGGCCCGGACGTCCGCCGGGGTATGGCGGACGTTGCGGTGATATGCCCTGGGCAGACAACGTCATCGACCTGCCGTCCGCGCAGGTGCGACGGCGCCATTTCGATTGCATCATCTACCAGGACGATCCGCAGTACTTCCGCGACCAGTACGAGCTGCTGACACCCGAACAACGCCATCTGCCGCGTATCTACATCGAACACGACACGCCCCGTCCCCACGCGACCGATACGGTGCACCCGGTCGACGACCCCGGCCTGCTGCTGGTGCATGTGACGCCCTACAACGCGCTGATGTGGGACAGCGGACGCACGCCATGCACGGTGATCGAGCACGGCGTGAGCGTGCCGTCCGGGATCGCCTATCGCGGCGGACGCGAGCGCGGGCTGGTGGTGGTCAATCATCTGGCCCGGCGCGGACGCCGGCTCGGCGCCGACCTGTTCGCGGCCGCGCGCGCCCAGGTGCCGCTGGACCTGGTCGGCATGGGTTCCGACGAGCTGGACGGCCTCGGCGAGATCGCGCATGGGCAACTGCCGGATTTCATGGCCGACTACCGCTGGTTCTTCCATCCGGCGCGCTACACCAGCCTCGGGCTGGCAGTGATCGAAGCCATGATGGTCGGCCTGCCGGTGGTCGGACTGGCCACGACGGAACTGCCGACCGTGATCGAGAACGGCCGCAGCGGCTTCATCGACACCCGGCCCGAGCGGCTGATCGACGCCATGCGCGCGCTGTTGTGCGAGCCGGGTCTGGCGCGCGAACTGGGCATGCGCGGCCGCGCCATTGCGCGGGAACGCTTTCATATCGACCGTTTTGTCGCCGACTGGAACCGCACGCTGACGCGCGTGACCGGACTTTAATCAGGAGCCTTTGCCATGCTGAAAATTGCCATCATCAGTGATCACGCCTCGCCGCTGGCCGCGCCGGGAAGCATCGACAGCGGCGGCCAGAATGTCTATGTCGCGCATCTGGCCTGCCAGTTGGCCCGGCTCGGCTGCGCGGTCGACATCTTCACGCGGCGCGACAGCCCGGGCCAGGCGCTGCTGACGCACTGGCAGCGCAATGTGCGCGTGATCCACGTGCCGGCCGGCCCCGCCGGCTTTGTCAGCAAGGAGGACATGCTGCCGCACATGGAGCAGTTCGCCCGCTTCGTGGTGGGTTTCGCGCGCGACCAGCGGCCCCGCTATGACATTGTGCACGCCAATTTCTTCATGTCCGGGCAGGTCGCGCGGGAGCTGCGGCGCGCGCTTGGCATCCCGTATGTGGTCACGTTCCACGCGCTCGGCATGGTCAGGCGCATGGCGCAGCGCGGCGCCGACGGTTTTCCCGACGAACGCGTGGCGCTCGAGCGCGCGCTGATGCGCGACGCCGACCGCGTCATCGCCGAGTGCCGGCAAGACCTGCAGGACATGGTGCGCCTGTACGGCGCCCGGCGCGCCAACATCGACATCGTGCCGTGCGGCTTCGATCCGCTGACCTTGTGGCCGGTGCGCGAGCGCGCCCGCGCCAGGCTGGGACTGGCGGAGGACGACTTCATCGTGCTGCAACTGGGCCGCATGGTGCCGCGCAAGGGCATCGACACGGTCATCGAAGGGGTCGCCGAGCTGGCCGCGCGCCACGGCGTGCGGGCGCGCCTGCTGGTGGTCGGCGGCGCGGCGCCACCCGGCGGCGGGCACGACACCGCCGAACTGCGCTCGCTGATGGCGCTCACCGATCGGCTCGGCCTGGGGCAGCAGGTCACCTTCACGGGGCCGAAGGCGCCGGCCGAATTGCGCTACTGGTACAGCGCGGCCGACGTGTTCGTCACGACGCCCTGGTACGAGCCCTTCGGCATCACGCCGGTGGAGGCGATGGCGTGCGCCACGCCGGTCATCGGCGCGGCGGTGGGCGGCATCAAAAGCACGGTGGTCGACGGCCGCACCGGCTATCTGATCGCGCCGCGCGACCCGGTGCAGCTGGCCGCGCGGCTGCACCGGCTGTATGCCGACCCGGACCACGCGCGCAAGCTCGGCCGCGCCGGTTGGCGGCGCGCGCATCGCTACTACACCTGGCGCGGCGTCGCCCAGCGCATCCTGTCGGTCTACGAGGGCGTGGTCGCGAGGAACGCGCGCCAGGCCGCCGGCGCCGGCAAGACCGAAAGGGCCGCGCAGCTTGGACCGGTTGAGCGGCTGGAGGAGACGGCCAGCGCGCCGACACAGGAGTTTACCTTGGGAGGAACCTCGTAATGCAAAGCGATCTCGATACTAGTCTGGAGGGCAGGGTGGTGCTGGTGACAGGCGGCGCCAGCGGCCTGGGCGAGGCACTGTGCCGGTTGCTGGCGGGCGCCGGCGCGTGCGTCACGGTGGCCGATCTCGACGGCGAGAAGGCCGGCGCGCTGGCGCAGGCGCTGCGCAAGAAGGGCTTGCGCGCCGACTCCGCCGGCCTGGACGTCGGCGACGCCGGCGCGGCCGCGCGTATCGTCGGCCAAACCGTCGGCCGCTGGGGCCGGTTCGATATCTTGATCAACAACGCCGGCACGGACCGGACCTTGCCGATGACGGAGCTGGCGCCGGCCGACTGGCTGCGTGTCATCGGGACCAACCTGAACGGGCCTTTCTTCCTGGCGCGCGGCGCCGCCCTGCACATGAT is part of the Oxalobacteraceae bacterium OTU3CAMAD1 genome and encodes:
- a CDS encoding glycosyltransferase family 2 protein — protein: MSGRVDVLVPTFNRPHALTATLISLAAQTTPHLRVVVSDQSDGDGSLEQPLVLAALRFLLAQGHEVSTSRHLPRRGMAEQRAFLLSRARAPYCLFLDDDVLLDSNLIERLLKTIAEQQCGFVGSALHGLSHVGDVRPDEEAIEFWQSSVAPETIAPDGPAWRRHRLHSAANLFHVQSRLGLTRANSRCYRVAWIGGCVLYDTEKLRAAGGFDFWPELPVEHCGEDAQAQLQVMARFGGCGMIPSGAYHMELPTTITQRACNAPHVLRQPAPPQ
- a CDS encoding DUF4254 domain-containing protein, which gives rise to MQGRLFSLPEVGVIVRFHDEALLRPQACADDRHDEADIVWRAIRANHHHNRRLWAEEDRARRTDVGAEVIAASKRAIDRHNQSRNDAVEAIDEALLARLSALSTRPPPGGGHADARLSSETAGAMIDRLSILALKIFHMRVQAHRAEAGTAHMAECAARLERLVAQRADLAGCLDRLLAETASGAARFKVYRQFKMYNDPALNPWLYGRPATRAAEQGGGP
- a CDS encoding DUF2795 domain-containing protein, with the protein product MTSEVPAADQGYFLDPAKFGARIWNRDGQPTVIRTDAVEMAASNTRQRPRRMQEIHMAHANPIQIQKYLKGVDYPTDKQTLIETARQQGADESVCASLDQLPDEEFQTPADVSAAFKGPSQDHAERGDQQRDDSDGGGSGGRRRDH
- a CDS encoding ABC transporter ATP-binding protein/permease — its product is MNEGKEGARDGARRAAEDLGVGNAGLRWSAWWRPLPGEAAYDMWCLLLGYRWRIVAALLVLVLAKAATVAVPLLLKRIIEALSAPVQLAALPLALLAGYALLRFAATLLNELRDLLFSRVAQSTVALYAQKTFVHLHALGARFHTRRQIGGLLPDIDRGTSAIAFLLGVGLFTLVPTLIEIAMVLAVMLARYSGWFAATIALTFVAYGGYTLLFTARRSTHQRRVNKLDSHAKSRLADSLINYETIKYFCNEALEARQFAAIMQHWREAVGHNQRALFILHVGQSAIIAAGVAAVMLLAGDAVWRGRMTVGDLVLVNAYVLQVCLPLNALGFIYRETRDARVNVERLFALLGERPEVDESAPLPALRTAGGELVFEGVGFHYEAERPLLSDISLRIAPGRTLAVVGSSGSGKSTLARLLLRFYDPTAGRILVDGQDIRAVSPTSLRQAIGVVPQETVLFNDTIAYNIGYGRVGAGPAEVEQAARAAHLHDFIAALPQGYDTLVGERGVMLSGGERQRLAIARIVLKNPPMLIFDEATSALDPASEHAIQLELNRLSKNRSIMIIAHRLSTVVGADEIIVLEHGRIEERGTHAELLRQQGFYARLWQLQQRVEQETAQRHVVF
- a CDS encoding glycosyltransferase family 4 protein, giving the protein MRALDILTWHTHGSYLFYLSQAPHRFHVVSRPGRPPGYGGRCGDMPWADNVIDLPSAQVRRRHFDCIIYQDDPQYFRDQYELLTPEQRHLPRIYIEHDTPRPHATDTVHPVDDPGLLLVHVTPYNALMWDSGRTPCTVIEHGVSVPSGIAYRGGRERGLVVVNHLARRGRRLGADLFAAARAQVPLDLVGMGSDELDGLGEIAHGQLPDFMADYRWFFHPARYTSLGLAVIEAMMVGLPVVGLATTELPTVIENGRSGFIDTRPERLIDAMRALLCEPGLARELGMRGRAIARERFHIDRFVADWNRTLTRVTGL
- a CDS encoding glycosyltransferase, whose protein sequence is MLKIAIISDHASPLAAPGSIDSGGQNVYVAHLACQLARLGCAVDIFTRRDSPGQALLTHWQRNVRVIHVPAGPAGFVSKEDMLPHMEQFARFVVGFARDQRPRYDIVHANFFMSGQVARELRRALGIPYVVTFHALGMVRRMAQRGADGFPDERVALERALMRDADRVIAECRQDLQDMVRLYGARRANIDIVPCGFDPLTLWPVRERARARLGLAEDDFIVLQLGRMVPRKGIDTVIEGVAELAARHGVRARLLVVGGAAPPGGGHDTAELRSLMALTDRLGLGQQVTFTGPKAPAELRYWYSAADVFVTTPWYEPFGITPVEAMACATPVIGAAVGGIKSTVVDGRTGYLIAPRDPVQLAARLHRLYADPDHARKLGRAGWRRAHRYYTWRGVAQRILSVYEGVVARNARQAAGAGKTERAAQLGPVERLEETASAPTQEFTLGGTS